From the genome of Nocardia sp. NBC_01503, one region includes:
- a CDS encoding MFS transporter, with translation MQYPVTKRAFGLAILVLSGLQLMVVLDGTVMILALPRLQEQLGLSSAGSAWTVTAYGLPFAGLMLLGGRLGDSFGRKRMLILGVAMFTVASALCGSAQNEAWLIAARALQGTGAAIAAPTAFALVASTYAPGTARNQAIAIFGSMVGIGSVGGLVIGGALTQLDWRWIFWINVPIGILIVIGAVNELRDTAHQRISLDIRGAVLGTLACVAIVFGATEGPEMGWDSPIILGSVIGGLVMLIVFIFAERNVANPLLPWSLFDSRDRVITFIAIFLTSGVLGATTFFVAQFLQNVLGYSPLMAGLASIPFTLGAGVGTAVASKAAQYVAPRWLLFAAALVLAGGLYFGSTIDGSVEYFPTLLLLLCVVGFCVGTAIVILPLCVLVGVDMAHIGPLSAVGQMFMNMGTPFAVGVLSPVALSRTLSLGGSTDKVTDMTPLEIDALGSGYTLVLLVCAIGTAVLGILALTLRYTPAQLQQAQHAQDEAQKS, from the coding sequence ATGCAGTATCCGGTGACCAAGCGGGCGTTCGGCCTCGCGATTCTCGTGTTGAGCGGGCTACAGCTGATGGTGGTGCTCGACGGCACCGTCATGATTCTGGCGCTACCGCGACTACAGGAACAGCTCGGCCTCTCGAGTGCGGGCAGTGCGTGGACGGTGACCGCCTACGGTCTGCCTTTCGCCGGACTCATGCTGCTCGGTGGCCGTCTCGGCGACTCGTTCGGGCGCAAACGCATGTTGATCCTCGGCGTCGCGATGTTCACGGTCGCCTCCGCACTGTGCGGCAGCGCGCAGAACGAAGCCTGGCTGATCGCCGCTCGCGCCCTACAGGGCACCGGCGCCGCGATCGCCGCGCCGACCGCTTTCGCGCTCGTGGCCAGCACCTATGCGCCGGGTACCGCGCGCAATCAGGCCATCGCCATTTTCGGATCCATGGTCGGTATCGGCTCGGTCGGCGGTCTTGTCATCGGCGGTGCGCTGACCCAGTTGGATTGGCGCTGGATCTTCTGGATCAATGTGCCGATCGGCATCCTCATCGTCATCGGCGCCGTCAATGAGCTGCGCGATACCGCGCACCAGCGCATCTCGCTCGATATTCGAGGGGCGGTACTGGGCACCCTGGCGTGTGTGGCCATCGTGTTCGGTGCGACCGAAGGCCCCGAAATGGGTTGGGACAGCCCGATTATCCTGGGCTCGGTGATCGGCGGGCTCGTCATGCTGATCGTGTTCATCTTCGCCGAGCGCAATGTGGCCAATCCACTGCTGCCGTGGTCGCTGTTCGACAGCCGCGATCGCGTGATCACCTTCATCGCCATCTTCCTGACCTCCGGCGTACTCGGTGCGACGACCTTCTTCGTCGCGCAGTTCCTGCAGAATGTGCTCGGCTACAGCCCGCTCATGGCGGGTCTGGCCAGCATCCCGTTCACCCTCGGCGCGGGCGTCGGCACCGCGGTGGCCTCCAAGGCCGCGCAGTACGTGGCCCCGCGCTGGCTGCTGTTCGCCGCGGCCCTGGTGCTCGCGGGCGGGCTGTACTTCGGCTCCACCATCGACGGTTCGGTCGAGTACTTCCCGACCCTGCTGCTCCTGCTGTGCGTCGTCGGTTTCTGCGTCGGCACCGCGATCGTGATCCTGCCGCTGTGCGTACTGGTCGGCGTGGATATGGCGCATATCGGTCCGCTGTCCGCGGTCGGTCAGATGTTCATGAATATGGGCACCCCGTTCGCGGTCGGCGTGCTGAGCCCGGTCGCGCTGTCGCGGACGCTGTCGCTGGGCGGGAGCACCGACAAGGTCACCGATATGACCCCGCTCGAGATCGATGCGCTGGGCAGCGGCTACACCCTGGTGCTGCTCGTCTGCGCGATCGGCACCGCGGTGCTCGGCATTCTCGCGCTGACCCTGCGGTACACGCCCGCCCAGTTGCAGCAGGCGCAGCACGCGCAGGACGAAGCGCAGAAGTCCTAG
- a CDS encoding SMP-30/gluconolactonase/LRE family protein, translating to MPMQPRRWTPPHATARARDTRSTPEMPASRLLELPGRGPEDVVIGADGRLRTGIDDGAILAVDPRTGVVEQIAHTGGRPLGLHAESDGSLLICDAKRGLLRLDKPGGEIEVLVSHINGEPLVFTSNVVADATGTIYFSESSRRWPLAEWKGDILEHSGTGRLLRRNPDGSIEILLDGLDFANGVVLAPDSSCVLVAETGAYRVTRYWLTGPRAGTHDRLVENLPGFPDNMLLGSDGLVWVSLASSRNPLLDTLLPLPGILRKIIWAIPEALQPKPARTVWAMAFDFAGTLVHDLQREGTDYAMVTAVAEVDGTLYLGSLSESAIAVTRIP from the coding sequence ATGCCGATGCAGCCCCGCCGGTGGACACCGCCGCATGCCACAGCCCGTGCCCGTGACACCCGCAGCACTCCGGAGATGCCCGCATCGCGATTGCTCGAATTACCCGGCAGGGGACCGGAAGATGTGGTGATCGGCGCGGACGGTCGGCTCCGCACCGGGATCGACGACGGTGCGATCCTGGCGGTCGATCCGCGGACCGGGGTCGTGGAGCAGATCGCGCACACCGGCGGTCGGCCACTGGGCCTGCACGCGGAATCCGATGGCTCCCTGCTGATCTGCGATGCCAAGCGCGGATTGCTGCGCCTGGACAAGCCGGGCGGGGAGATCGAGGTGCTGGTCTCGCATATCAACGGCGAGCCGCTGGTCTTCACCAGCAATGTGGTCGCCGACGCCACCGGCACGATCTACTTCTCCGAATCCTCCCGGCGCTGGCCGCTCGCCGAATGGAAGGGTGACATTCTCGAGCACTCCGGCACCGGTCGGCTCCTGCGCCGGAACCCGGACGGAAGTATCGAAATCCTCTTGGACGGACTCGATTTCGCCAATGGCGTGGTGCTCGCACCGGACAGTTCCTGCGTGCTGGTCGCCGAGACCGGGGCCTACCGCGTCACCCGATACTGGCTGACCGGTCCACGGGCGGGCACGCATGACCGGCTGGTCGAGAACCTCCCCGGATTCCCGGACAATATGCTGCTCGGCAGCGATGGCCTGGTGTGGGTTTCGCTGGCCTCATCGCGAAACCCGTTGCTGGACACCCTGCTTCCACTGCCCGGCATCCTGCGCAAGATCATCTGGGCGATTCCCGAAGCGCTGCAACCGAAACCGGCGCGCACCGTCTGGGCCATGGCCTTCGACTTCGCCGGTACCCTCGTGCACGATCTGCAACGCGAGGGCACCGACTATGCCATGGTGACCGCGGTCGCCGAAGTGGACGGCACCCTCTATCTCGGCAGCCTGAGCGAATCGGCGATCGCGGTGACCCGAATCCCCTAG
- a CDS encoding HD domain-containing protein, with product MGRNLDVELLDRWTELAGPAAREVGEDLVRRYREPHRRYHTVEHLAAMLAVIDDLAADATDIEAVRYAAFFHDAVYSVEGGDNEEVSAELAESTLPALGLNAATVAEVARLVRLTAGHHPAPDDHNGAVLCDADLAILAAPEPAYAAYTAAVRAEYAHVPPDLFRAGRAAVLRGLVDQPHLFRTPIGRSRYDDAARANLAAELAELTSPEG from the coding sequence ATGGGGAGAAACCTGGACGTAGAACTGCTGGACCGCTGGACCGAACTCGCAGGTCCGGCCGCTCGCGAGGTGGGCGAGGACCTGGTCCGCCGCTACCGTGAACCGCACCGCCGCTATCACACCGTGGAACACCTGGCCGCCATGCTCGCGGTCATCGACGATCTCGCCGCGGATGCCACCGATATCGAGGCGGTCCGCTACGCCGCGTTCTTCCACGACGCCGTCTACTCGGTCGAGGGCGGCGACAACGAGGAGGTCAGTGCCGAACTGGCCGAATCCACCCTCCCCGCACTGGGTTTGAATGCCGCGACGGTCGCCGAGGTAGCCCGCCTGGTCCGCCTGACCGCGGGCCACCACCCTGCCCCCGACGACCACAACGGTGCCGTCCTCTGCGATGCGGACCTGGCGATCCTCGCCGCCCCCGAGCCCGCCTACGCCGCCTACACCGCGGCGGTCCGAGCCGAATACGCCCACGTCCCACCGGATCTCTTCCGAGCGGGCCGAGCCGCCGTCCTGCGCGGCCTCGTCGACCAACCCCACCTCTTCCGCACCCCTATCGGCCGATCCCGCTACGACGATGCCGCCCGAGCCAACCTCGCCGCAGAGCTGGCTGAACTCACCAGCCCGGAAGGTTGA
- a CDS encoding aspartate aminotransferase family protein, whose translation MTATAEPVHADAARVVRDHLWMHFASHNGQDEADTPVIVRGEGAYLYDDKGKRYLDGLAGLFAVQVGHGREELAEAAARQMRTLPYFPIWGYAHPPALELADRLAASAPGDLNRVFFTVSGGESVETAWKLARQYFKVIGRPTKHKAISRSMAYHGTSLGALSITGIPGAKAPFEPLVPSTIRVPNTNFYRATEHTDAYDAYGLWAADRIEEAILMEGPDTVAAVFLEPVQNTGGCFVPPPGYFQRVREICDRHDVLLISDEVICAFGRLGTAFGAQRFGYQPDMITTAKGLTSGYAPLGAVMISDRIMEAFQRTESMFMHGSTYGGHPVSCAVALANLDILENEGLYQHVLDHEDAFRTTLSQLNDLPIVGEVRGAGFFWAVELVKDKNTRERFTDEESTRILRNHVSRELFANGLYCRADDRAEPVIQFSPPLICGPQQFQEIEQIVRGALSSAWKLL comes from the coding sequence ATGACCGCCACAGCCGAGCCCGTCCACGCCGACGCCGCCCGCGTCGTCCGTGACCATCTCTGGATGCACTTCGCCAGCCACAACGGACAGGATGAGGCCGACACCCCGGTCATCGTCCGGGGTGAAGGTGCATACCTCTATGACGACAAGGGCAAGCGCTACCTGGACGGACTGGCCGGACTCTTCGCGGTGCAGGTCGGACACGGACGCGAGGAGCTCGCCGAGGCCGCGGCCCGGCAGATGCGGACGCTGCCGTACTTCCCCATCTGGGGTTACGCCCATCCCCCGGCCCTCGAATTGGCCGACCGGCTCGCGGCTTCCGCGCCGGGCGATCTCAATCGGGTGTTCTTCACCGTCAGCGGCGGCGAATCCGTCGAGACCGCATGGAAACTCGCGCGGCAGTACTTCAAGGTGATCGGCAGGCCCACCAAGCACAAGGCCATCAGCCGGTCGATGGCTTATCACGGCACCTCACTGGGCGCACTGTCGATTACCGGAATCCCGGGCGCCAAAGCACCCTTCGAACCGTTGGTTCCCAGCACCATTCGGGTGCCGAATACGAACTTCTACCGCGCCACCGAGCACACCGACGCCTACGACGCCTACGGGCTGTGGGCGGCGGACCGCATCGAAGAGGCCATCCTCATGGAGGGCCCGGACACCGTGGCCGCGGTCTTCCTGGAACCGGTGCAGAACACCGGCGGCTGTTTCGTCCCGCCGCCCGGGTACTTCCAGCGCGTGCGCGAGATCTGCGATCGGCACGATGTGCTGCTCATCTCCGATGAGGTCATCTGCGCGTTCGGGCGGCTCGGAACCGCCTTCGGCGCACAGCGTTTCGGCTATCAGCCGGATATGATCACCACCGCCAAGGGGCTCACCTCCGGGTACGCGCCGCTGGGCGCGGTCATGATCAGCGATCGGATCATGGAGGCGTTCCAGCGCACCGAGAGCATGTTCATGCACGGCTCCACCTACGGCGGACATCCGGTGTCCTGTGCGGTGGCATTGGCGAATCTCGACATTCTCGAGAACGAGGGCCTCTACCAGCATGTGCTCGACCATGAAGACGCCTTCCGCACAACGCTTTCCCAGCTGAACGATCTGCCCATCGTCGGCGAGGTCCGGGGCGCGGGCTTCTTCTGGGCCGTCGAACTGGTCAAGGACAAGAACACCCGCGAGCGCTTCACCGATGAGGAATCCACCCGCATCCTGCGCAACCACGTCTCGCGCGAACTCTTCGCCAACGGCCTCTACTGCCGCGCCGACGACCGCGCCGAACCGGTGATCCAGTTCTCGCCGCCGCTGATCTGCGGACCGCAGCAGTTCCAGGAGATCGAGCAGATCGTCCGCGGGGCACTGTCCAGCGCGTGGAAGCTGCTCTAG